The Nitrosospira lacus genome window below encodes:
- a CDS encoding DUF2024 family protein codes for MEIHVYDTYVKAKDGHTMHFDVFTAVKDDKKAVEYAKQWLTSIGEGDATVTSKECSFCHSQSAPNNVADAINKDGYFIYKMEGCK; via the coding sequence ATGGAAATTCATGTATACGACACTTATGTCAAAGCAAAAGATGGTCACACGATGCATTTCGATGTATTTACAGCAGTAAAGGATGACAAAAAGGCAGTCGAGTATGCGAAGCAATGGCTGACTTCAATCGGTGAAGGCGATGCGACCGTGACCAGCAAAGAATGTAGTTTTTGCCACAGTCAGAGTGCGCCTAATAATGTTGCCGACGCAATCAACAAGGACGGTTATTTTATCTACAAGATGGAAGGCTGCAAGTAA
- a CDS encoding response regulator transcription factor — protein sequence MQTVTVAIADTNPGRRAKLEQSLQGGQGIKLLTNVIPEGSNASVGHQLESHADMTSVEEVVARIRQLNPRILFINFDQSTGGDFALLGALQRECPETLVVLLTDKSAQDEQILQALANGARGCLNHEADPFYFLKAVRVVDQGEIWVTRKMLGKIMDKVLH from the coding sequence ATGCAAACGGTTACTGTGGCAATTGCCGATACGAATCCGGGAAGACGCGCAAAGCTGGAACAATCCCTGCAAGGCGGGCAAGGCATCAAATTGCTAACAAATGTTATACCGGAAGGAAGCAACGCGTCCGTTGGCCACCAGCTTGAATCCCATGCAGACATGACATCGGTTGAAGAAGTGGTTGCAAGGATCCGCCAGCTCAACCCCCGTATTCTTTTTATCAATTTCGATCAGTCCACCGGAGGGGACTTCGCCCTGTTAGGGGCCTTGCAACGCGAATGTCCTGAGACGCTGGTAGTGCTATTAACCGATAAATCGGCCCAGGATGAGCAGATTCTACAGGCGCTGGCGAATGGTGCGCGCGGTTGTTTGAACCATGAAGCAGATCCGTTTTACTTCTTAAAGGCTGTGCGTGTAGTGGATCAAGGCGAGATCTGGGTGACACGCAAAATGCTTGGAAAAATCATGGACAAGGTGCTGCACTAA
- a CDS encoding S1 family peptidase — protein sequence MNAWRAFLHFFPGCVKSFAIFGLVSVSPLWAGDPIKTIEYTKPSIVGVGTVQRTRSPPVNILGTGFVLDDGLHVITSAHVVPEVLDVANKELYTVITGKGKEPELRDATVVVVDKEHDLALLKISGAALPAMKIGDASTVREGQDLIFTGFPIGMILGFYPVTHRAMVSSITPIVLPAQNSRQLNAKLIGQLQKSAYAVFQLDGTAYPGSSGSPLYDPTTGLVYGVVNMVFIKGKKEAALSNPSGITYAIPGNYILELLRRRQ from the coding sequence ATGAATGCCTGGCGTGCGTTCCTGCATTTTTTCCCCGGTTGCGTCAAAAGCTTTGCAATTTTCGGACTGGTTTCCGTTTCTCCACTTTGGGCCGGTGACCCTATCAAGACTATCGAATACACCAAGCCATCGATTGTCGGAGTGGGAACCGTTCAAAGGACACGTTCCCCACCGGTTAATATCCTGGGTACCGGTTTTGTGCTGGACGACGGTCTTCATGTCATCACCAGCGCTCATGTTGTCCCCGAGGTACTGGATGTTGCGAACAAGGAGTTGTACACGGTAATTACCGGCAAGGGAAAAGAACCGGAACTCAGGGACGCAACTGTTGTTGTCGTTGACAAAGAGCATGATCTGGCACTGCTGAAAATCAGCGGTGCGGCTTTACCTGCCATGAAAATTGGGGATGCCAGTACGGTTCGGGAGGGGCAAGACCTGATTTTCACGGGATTTCCAATTGGTATGATTCTGGGATTTTATCCCGTCACCCATCGCGCCATGGTTTCCTCGATTACACCGATTGTGTTGCCCGCGCAGAACTCAAGGCAGCTCAATGCAAAATTGATCGGACAGTTGCAGAAATCCGCTTACGCGGTGTTTCAGCTCGATGGCACCGCTTACCCGGGCAGCAGCGGGAGCCCGCTCTACGACCCCACAACCGGGCTTGTATATGGTGTGGTCAATATGGTGTTTATAAAAGGAAAGAAAGAAGCTGCGCTCAGTAATCCAAGTGGCATAACCTATGCTATTCCAGGAAACTACATTCTTGAATTGTTGCGGCGCAGACAGTAG
- a CDS encoding response regulator transcription factor, whose amino-acid sequence MILLASSSQDDLFRWEQGVRSLAPVFCSTNLDSVRSELVRIKPQVLLLDHELPKLDGPIGISGLMKLNPETKVIVMSHAISDEIEWGLFRTGIRGCCRDDIEPEQLKSVVEAVQQGELWIRRTLSWHLLNELVMITQEKNKIKQAVSDLLANLTRREYEIATLVGDGESNKQIARRLDITERTVKAHLTEVFRKLDVADRLKLALIVKGSMPPRDSSSIGH is encoded by the coding sequence TTGATCTTGCTAGCGAGTTCATCTCAGGATGACCTATTCCGCTGGGAGCAGGGCGTACGCAGTCTTGCTCCTGTTTTTTGCTCAACCAATCTGGATTCGGTCAGAAGCGAATTGGTACGAATAAAGCCGCAAGTTCTCCTGCTTGATCATGAGTTACCCAAGCTGGATGGGCCGATCGGGATTTCGGGCCTGATGAAATTGAATCCGGAAACCAAGGTGATTGTCATGAGCCATGCCATTTCTGATGAGATCGAATGGGGGTTATTCAGGACGGGTATAAGGGGTTGTTGCAGAGATGATATTGAGCCGGAGCAGCTCAAAAGCGTTGTTGAAGCTGTTCAGCAAGGTGAATTGTGGATTAGGCGAACACTCAGCTGGCATCTGCTGAACGAGCTGGTGATGATTACGCAGGAGAAGAATAAAATTAAGCAAGCCGTCAGTGATTTGCTTGCAAATCTTACGCGGCGTGAATATGAAATTGCCACGCTTGTCGGCGATGGCGAATCCAACAAACAAATTGCACGAAGGCTGGATATTACCGAACGGACAGTGAAGGCGCATTTGACCGAAGTTTTTCGTAAGCTGGACGTCGCTGATCGGCTCAAGCTGGCGTTAATAGTAAAGGGCTCCATGCCCCCACGGGATTCGTCAAGCATAGGACACTGA
- a CDS encoding TIGR03013 family XrtA/PEP-CTERM system glycosyltransferase: MFRIYNHYISRTTVLLISAEVFVLMVAFYLGTGLRFFGEIELLPFSLSSLFPVASTFTSVMILSMAAMGMYQLDFRPDIKDTLFRLMPSMLLGFGIMTLVFYLLPDLYSGRGVLGLVMVLALSGILLTRAAFLKWSSLGILESRAIVLGIGNKAKEFIDQIKKDPHRRGFKIIGFIPLPDEDLRVPSSAVLPKVESLISLVNRYGAREIIIAIQERRGGCFPIQDLLECKLNGIKVTDSAAFFERELGQIRVNSLYPSWLVFGGGFDQSLLRSGIKRAFDLIASGILLVITFPVMIITALCILIEDGAPIFYRQERVGKGGRTFMVLKFRSMRDDAEKGGKPQWAAADDPRTTRVGRIIRKLRIDELPQIFNVLNGEMSFVGPRPERPYFVNQLCTEVPYYNVRHSIKPGITGWAQVRYGYGASLEDAIEKLQYDLYYVKNHSLFLDVIILIDTIEVVVLGKGGR, translated from the coding sequence TTGTTTCGTATTTATAATCATTACATTTCCAGAACCACAGTCTTGCTTATCAGCGCGGAGGTATTTGTGCTGATGGTGGCGTTTTACCTGGGTACTGGCCTTCGCTTCTTTGGCGAAATCGAATTGCTGCCTTTTTCGCTCTCCTCCTTGTTTCCAGTGGCCAGTACTTTCACTTCCGTCATGATCCTGAGCATGGCGGCAATGGGAATGTATCAACTGGATTTTCGGCCGGATATCAAGGACACCTTATTCCGTCTCATGCCATCGATGCTGCTGGGATTTGGAATCATGACCCTGGTTTTTTATCTGCTGCCCGATCTTTATTCCGGTCGGGGCGTACTTGGGCTGGTGATGGTACTTGCTTTGTCCGGGATTCTTCTGACACGAGCTGCTTTTCTTAAATGGTCCAGCCTGGGAATCCTGGAGTCGCGAGCCATCGTGCTGGGCATCGGCAACAAGGCAAAGGAGTTTATCGATCAGATCAAAAAAGATCCTCACCGCAGGGGATTCAAGATCATTGGTTTCATTCCGCTGCCGGATGAAGATCTTCGGGTGCCATCCTCCGCGGTCTTGCCGAAGGTTGAGTCTTTGATATCCCTGGTAAACCGATATGGCGCGAGGGAAATCATTATCGCGATTCAGGAACGGCGTGGCGGCTGCTTTCCTATACAGGATCTGCTGGAATGCAAGTTGAACGGGATTAAAGTGACAGATTCGGCTGCCTTTTTCGAGCGAGAACTCGGCCAGATTCGAGTAAATTCCCTTTATCCGAGCTGGCTGGTTTTTGGAGGAGGGTTCGATCAAAGCCTTTTGAGGTCGGGCATCAAGCGAGCTTTCGATCTGATCGCAAGCGGCATTCTTCTGGTTATCACATTCCCTGTAATGATTATTACTGCCCTCTGCATTCTTATTGAGGATGGCGCTCCTATTTTTTACCGGCAGGAGCGAGTCGGAAAAGGGGGAAGAACTTTCATGGTTCTGAAGTTTCGCAGTATGAGAGATGACGCGGAGAAGGGTGGAAAACCCCAATGGGCGGCTGCGGACGATCCTCGAACGACCCGGGTGGGCAGGATTATCCGCAAACTGAGAATTGATGAGCTTCCCCAGATATTCAATGTTTTGAATGGTGAAATGAGTTTTGTCGGCCCTCGTCCGGAAAGACCCTATTTTGTGAATCAGCTCTGCACGGAAGTTCCTTATTACAATGTAAGGCACAGCATAAAGCCAGGGATAACCGGATGGGCTCAAGTTCGCTATGGCTATGGCGCTTCGTTGGAAGATGCCATCGAGAAACTTCAGTATGATCTGTACTATGTGAAGAATCACAGTTTGTTCCTTGATGTCATCATCTTGATAGACACCATCGAAGTTGTTGTTCTCGGCAAAGGCGGGAGATGA